A genomic segment from Armatimonadota bacterium encodes:
- a CDS encoding glycosyl transferase: protein MIAQWVMPILLVQCVILLANLWHWKRRRVLPIAGSTHHLPKLSVLIPVRNERHRLPRLVCSLRQQQYTPLQIILCDDGSDDGSTEWLRDNLPMYPEGQMCWFAAPPKPDGWVGKNWACYQLAARAEGDWLLFLDADLLLHEKSLASIAQTIADIGENPSCMLTAIPALRARNLPIGLLKAMVPFSVFTLLPLHFAERHPHPAFAFANGQVVAFPRAYYLQIQPHQQVRSAILEDVQLARVVKAANGSVWIMDGRRLFEVSMYDTFAQAVDGFSKNAVAICGSVSGAIAVSIALAAAYLLPLAEALLTGVTVWHIAHYTLGSVLFSLSGWMAGMPPWYGLLFPIGVCIGEGVLWRSIGWYQRGEIRWKGRTYRVC from the coding sequence ATGATAGCGCAATGGGTAATGCCCATCCTGCTGGTTCAATGTGTCATCTTGCTGGCAAACCTGTGGCACTGGAAACGGCGAAGAGTGCTACCCATTGCGGGTTCAACGCACCATTTACCCAAGTTGAGTGTCTTGATACCCGTACGCAACGAACGGCATCGGTTACCCCGCCTGGTATGCAGTTTACGCCAGCAGCAGTATACACCGCTGCAGATTATCCTGTGCGACGACGGCTCGGATGACGGCAGCACCGAATGGCTCCGCGACAATCTGCCCATGTATCCTGAGGGCCAAATGTGCTGGTTCGCCGCCCCTCCGAAACCCGACGGCTGGGTGGGCAAAAACTGGGCATGCTACCAGCTGGCAGCACGGGCGGAGGGCGATTGGCTGCTTTTTCTGGATGCTGACCTGCTGTTGCACGAAAAGAGCCTTGCCTCTATAGCACAAACCATAGCCGATATTGGTGAGAACCCATCCTGTATGCTCACCGCGATACCTGCTTTGCGTGCTCGCAACCTGCCGATCGGTTTGTTGAAGGCGATGGTGCCCTTTTCGGTGTTCACTCTGCTCCCTCTACACTTTGCGGAGCGGCATCCCCATCCCGCCTTTGCCTTTGCGAATGGACAGGTTGTTGCCTTTCCGCGAGCCTACTACTTGCAGATACAACCCCATCAGCAGGTACGCTCCGCCATCCTGGAGGATGTGCAGCTGGCTCGCGTGGTGAAAGCCGCAAACGGGAGTGTCTGGATTATGGATGGACGCAGGCTCTTTGAGGTCAGCATGTACGACACGTTCGCACAAGCCGTAGACGGTTTTTCCAAAAACGCCGTGGCAATATGCGGCTCGGTATCGGGAGCGATAGCCGTATCCATTGCTCTGGCGGCAGCATATCTGCTGCCGTTGGCGGAGGCACTGTTGACAGGGGTAACGGTTTGGCACATAGCGCATTATACACTGGGGAGCGTGTTATTCAGCCTCTCCGGTTGGATGGCAGGAATGCCACCCTGGTACGGGCTGTTGTTCCCCATCGGGGTGTGCATTGGGGAAGGGGTGCTCTGGCGTTCCATCGGGTGGTACCAACGAGGAGAGATACGATGGAAAGGACGCACTTACCGCGTGTGTTAG
- the crtN gene encoding dehydrosqualene desaturase: MKQVAIVGGGIGGLAAAARLAHAGYRVTLLEQRQQLGGRVGLLECEGFRFDTGPTLLMMLDPLEKLFRDLHRRLEDYLQPVLLLPSYRVFYADGTRFDSSPCIASMVREIAQKMSPAEVPGYLRLMADLSAMLHDVVPAFVRRNYRSPLDLLGARQIGLLVKHRLLANLYRRIRHYTRDPRLQMLFTFQTMYLGLSPLQAPWVYSILTYMESGEGVWFPRGGMYQLVRALETIAQEEGVQIRRGERVEEVLVQAGQAKGVRLNSGESLHAEIVVLNTDVPTAYANLLPNTKPSRRRWRNSCSALVFCIGYEGKLPSLLHHNVHFSADFERNLHEIFVQKVVPQEPSFYTCLSVRTEPSDAPEGSENLYVLVPVPNRSGQDASGMKNEVLEKVLSRLEREAGLRRDGIRFVHTVSPADWEAMGLWQGAAFGLSHDFFQSTCFRPSNRAPFEGVYFVGASTVPGNGIPMVLISAELLQQRIEQETGTLRGKA, translated from the coding sequence GTGAAACAAGTGGCGATCGTGGGTGGGGGTATCGGAGGTCTGGCGGCAGCAGCCCGATTAGCGCATGCAGGCTATCGGGTCACTCTGCTGGAACAGCGTCAGCAGCTGGGTGGGCGCGTCGGCTTGCTGGAATGCGAAGGCTTTCGCTTCGATACGGGACCTACCCTGTTGATGATGCTGGACCCGCTAGAGAAGCTGTTCCGCGACCTGCACCGTCGTCTAGAGGACTACCTACAACCGGTGCTGCTCCTCCCGTCGTATCGCGTCTTCTATGCGGATGGCACGCGCTTCGATTCCTCGCCCTGCATCGCCAGCATGGTGCGCGAAATTGCTCAGAAGATGTCGCCCGCGGAAGTGCCCGGCTACCTGCGTCTGATGGCTGACCTGTCTGCGATGCTACACGACGTAGTGCCCGCGTTCGTGCGCCGCAACTACCGCTCTCCTCTGGACCTGCTTGGCGCCAGGCAAATCGGTCTGCTGGTGAAGCATCGCTTGCTGGCGAACCTGTACCGCCGTATCCGCCATTACACCCGTGACCCTCGCCTGCAGATGCTCTTCACCTTTCAGACCATGTATCTGGGGCTATCGCCCTTGCAGGCGCCCTGGGTGTATAGTATCCTCACTTACATGGAGTCGGGGGAAGGCGTGTGGTTCCCGCGCGGTGGTATGTATCAGCTGGTGCGTGCGCTGGAGACCATTGCGCAGGAGGAAGGTGTGCAGATTCGCAGGGGTGAGCGCGTGGAAGAGGTCCTTGTGCAGGCGGGTCAAGCCAAAGGGGTGCGCCTGAATTCGGGAGAAAGCCTGCACGCGGAGATAGTTGTGCTGAACACAGACGTACCAACCGCCTACGCGAACCTGCTACCCAATACGAAGCCATCCCGCCGCAGGTGGCGCAACTCCTGCAGTGCACTGGTGTTTTGCATCGGATACGAGGGCAAGCTGCCCTCTCTGCTGCACCATAACGTGCACTTTAGCGCGGATTTCGAGCGCAATCTGCACGAGATTTTTGTGCAAAAGGTGGTTCCGCAGGAACCCTCTTTCTACACCTGCCTGTCCGTGCGCACCGAGCCGTCCGATGCCCCCGAGGGCAGTGAAAACCTGTACGTGCTGGTGCCTGTGCCCAACCGTTCGGGGCAGGACGCCTCTGGGATGAAGAACGAAGTACTGGAAAAGGTGCTCAGCCGACTGGAGCGAGAAGCAGGGCTGCGCAGGGACGGTATCCGTTTTGTGCACACCGTCTCCCCCGCCGATTGGGAGGCGATGGGGCTTTGGCAGGGCGCGGCATTCGGATTGAGCCATGACTTTTTCCAGTCCACCTGCTTCCGTCCGTCGAACCGTGCGCCTTTTGAGGGCGTGTACTTCGTGGGCGCAAGCACCGTACCGGGTAACGGCATCCCGATGGTGCTTATCTCGGCGGAACTGCTCCAGCAGCGGATAGAGCAGGAGACCGGTACTCTGCGAGGCAAGGCATAA
- a CDS encoding 1-acyl-sn-glycerol-3-phosphate acyltransferase, producing the protein MERTHLPRVLVWTGQVVVDRLICWSVRSHFRAVYARVLHPPEARRSTILFANHHYWWDGYLCYLLGKTWRLPMTLWMEEWRWFPPFWALGALPYPKGDTVTRASSLRRTLRRMLHPPHVLLLFPEGVIHSGYHLLPFGRSLHWLAQKIPDVQLLPAAIAVTATTYQYPRAFIHVDTPFECAERAPDRWLAEAQNRIAQLVHALREEAECCDTPEKAFQAGFQLLIRGKPSVNERWWARMMP; encoded by the coding sequence ATGGAAAGGACGCACTTACCGCGTGTGTTAGTCTGGACAGGTCAGGTCGTGGTAGACAGGCTCATCTGCTGGAGTGTGCGTTCACACTTCCGAGCCGTGTATGCACGTGTGCTCCATCCGCCTGAAGCGCGTCGTTCCACCATCTTGTTCGCGAACCACCACTACTGGTGGGATGGCTACTTATGCTATCTGTTGGGCAAAACATGGCGATTGCCCATGACGCTGTGGATGGAAGAATGGAGATGGTTTCCGCCATTCTGGGCGCTGGGTGCACTGCCCTACCCAAAGGGTGACACGGTGACCCGGGCGAGTAGCCTGCGTCGTACCCTGCGGCGGATGCTGCATCCGCCGCACGTGTTGCTGTTGTTTCCCGAAGGGGTGATCCACTCGGGATACCACTTATTGCCTTTTGGCAGGTCGTTACACTGGCTGGCTCAGAAGATACCTGATGTGCAGTTATTGCCAGCAGCGATAGCCGTCACCGCGACGACCTACCAGTATCCTCGCGCTTTTATCCATGTGGATACCCCTTTCGAGTGTGCCGAAAGGGCGCCCGACAGGTGGTTGGCAGAGGCGCAAAATCGCATCGCCCAATTAGTCCATGCCCTGCGTGAGGAGGCAGAATGTTGCGACACCCCTGAGAAGGCTTTTCAGGCGGGGTTCCAGTTGCTGATAAGGGGTAAGCCGTCAGTGAACGAACGATGGTGGGCAAGGATGATGCCATGA